In Pogoniulus pusillus isolate bPogPus1 chromosome 20, bPogPus1.pri, whole genome shotgun sequence, the following are encoded in one genomic region:
- the IRX3 gene encoding iroquois-class homeodomain protein IRX-3 produces MSFPQLGYQYIRPIYPAERPGSGGSRGGAELTPSGTLSNVLSSMYGAPYAAAAQGYGAFLPYAAELPIFPQLGAQYELKESPGVQHAAFPHHHPAFYPYGQYQFGDPSRPKNATRESTSTLKAWLNEHRKNPYPTKGEKIMLAIITKMTLTQVSTWFANARRRLKKENKMTWAPRSRTDEEGNSYGSDHEGEEDKREDEEEIDLENIDTENIESNKDELEDELQDTDLLHSDSKTDSEGSEGFEDLPGSEERYLKAADSDPHHLRHHHLHHHHHHHHHHKCELPIAAPAGLEPLKPPLQPPPHHLSPPSSASSSAASSPTDGALAGTLPKPKIWSLAETATSPDNPRKSPGGGSPPAAAPQPLPLPPPPPHRLVSSCPLGKFPNWTNRAFSAHHHHPAPHPLALLNTPHLLGLGAGPAAPPAAAFPRPADQAQSAEPAGADRSSALEVEKKLIKTAFQPVQRRPQNQLDAAMVLSALSSS; encoded by the exons ATGTCTTTCCCCCAGCTGGGCTACCAGTACATCAGGCCGATTTACCCGGCGGAGCGCCCGGGCAGCGGCGGCTCCCGCGGCGGCGCCGAGCTGACCCCGTCCGGGACCCTCTCCAACGTGCTCTCCTCCATGTACGGCGCGCCCTACGCCGCCGCCGCCCAGGGCTACGGAGCCTTTCTGCCCTACGCCGCCGAGCTGCCCATCTTTCCCCAACTG GGCGCCCAGTACGAGCTGAAGGAGAGCCCGGGGGTGCAGCACGCCGcctttccccaccaccaccccgcCTTCTACCCCTACGGGCAGTACCAGTTCGGGGACCCGTCGCGGCCCAAGAACGCCACCCGGGAgagcaccagcaccctcaaggcCTGGCTCAACGAGCACCGGAAAAACCCTTACCCCACCAAGGGCGAGAAGATCATGCTGGCCATCATCACCAAAATGACCCTCACCCAGGTCTCTACCTGGTTCGCCAACGCGCGGCGGCGGCTCAAAAAGGAGAACAAAATGACCTGGGCCCCCCGCAGCAGGACGGACGAGGAGGGCAACTCCTATGGGAGCGACCACGAGGGGGAAGAGGACAAGAGGGAGGACGAGGAGGAGATCGACCTGGAGAACATTGACACTGAGAATATCGAGAGCAACAAGGACGAGCTGGAGGACGAGCTGCAAGATACCGACCTCCTGCACTCCGACTCCAAGACGGACTCGGAGGGCTCCGAGGGCTTCGAGGACCTGCCCGGCTCCGAGGAGCGCTACCTCAAGGCCGCCGATAGCGACCCGCACCACCTCCGCCATCACCACCTCcaccatcatcaccaccatcatcatcaccataaGTGCGAGCTCCCCATcgcagctcctgctggcctgGAGCCCCTTAAGCCGCCCCTCCAGCCGCCACCGCACCACCTCTCGCCTCCCtcctccgcctcctcctccgccgCTTCCTCCCCGACGGACGGCGCTTTGGCCGGCACACTGCCGAAGCCCAAGATCTGGTCTTTGGCTGAGACAGCCACCAGCCCGGACAACCCCCGCAAGTCTCCCGGCGGCGGCTCCCCTCCAGCGGCCGCTCCCCAGCCGCTGCCGCTTCCTCCCCCGCCTCCCCACAGACTCGTCTCCTCCTGTCCCCTGGGCAAGTTCCCCAACTGGACCAACCGCGCCTTCTCggcccaccaccaccacccggCCCCGCACCCGCTGGCCTTACTGAACACTCCCCACCTGCTGGGACTGGGGGCCGGCCCCGCGgcgccccccgccgccgccttcCCGCGGCCCGCGGACCAGGCGCAGAGCGCAGAGCCCGCCGGAGCAG ATCGATCTAGTGCCTTGGAAGTAGAGAAAAAGTTAATaaagacagctttccagccagtgCAAAGGCG gcccCAGAACCAGCTTGATGCCGCTATGGTTCTATCGGCGTTGTCATCATCAtag